TGTGATTTTATAAAGTTTAATGTAATTTGGTATGAATTATATGTTTGTGTAAATTTTTTTATTTAAACATTAGAATGCAAGCAATTTTTAAAAATGCATACTTTTTATAGAATATAAGATTGTTCATGACTTTATGCATTTTCTGAAATTTTTAATTTGTTAAAACCATAATTCTATAGAATTTTTAGAATTTTTATTTTGAAATTTTTCTCGTTTTTAATTTTAGGAAATTTTCATTGTAGATTGTGTAATAATCACTTATAGTATGATATTTGCTTTTTAAATGATAAGCATTATCGAATACTGTGTATTTTTGTTAATTGAAGTTATATCATTTTCTTTATTTTTTAATTATATTTAATTATTTCTTTTAAATAATCAAAAATTTTGATTTTGATATATAGAACATTCATCTTTTATTATAAATTCTTCATCCTAAATATTTATATAATTTTGAGCTCTTAAATGCTGTAAGAATTACGATAGCATCTTTTTCATACTTATAAACTACTATTAAAACTTTATTATCTATTTTCTTTATAGCTTTAAGAATGTTATTAAATTTTTTAGTTTTATCTGGATTTTTTTAAGCATAATTGAATGTCACTTTTACTTATATAACGTTTCTTCATTCGCTCTAAAGTATGAAGAGTATAAATAATCATTTAAGATACCAAAATTTTAAATCCCTTAATTATTAATTCATTAAGATCAATTTTCTTCTTAGAAAATTCTAGTACTTCGATTCCTATAATATCACCATTCTTATCATAATCTACAATTATTCCTTCAGAGATTTCTTCACTATCAACTACATCACCTTCATGAACTTTAATATATAAAGCATCAGCATATTGATCATATTTAATTACATATTCAGACATAATATCACCGCAAATGGTAATAACCTATATTAAACAATATATAAATCTTTTCATGAAAGAATCTGGCTCTGTGAAATTAAGTATTACATATTATTATTGCCTCCATTATTTTACTTAAGAATCTATTCATAATTATTTTCTTAAAATTCCATCCTAATGGTGGCTTTTTAATAAATCATGTATTCTTATTAAATTATAATCTATTTTAAATGAATTTATCCATTCTTTTATATGTTCATGATTACATTCATTAAAACATGGAAAATAATCATCAAAACATTCAATTCTATCTTTAATATTCTGAATAAAGAATCGCTACTGTCAAGGTAAACCTTCAACACGTCCACCCCTCATTTTCCTAATAAGAAACTCTGATGGTGGACCTCGGAGTTGAGGTCTATCACGTTTTACCTCTTCAGGGGAAAATACTGTTTTTACGCTTATGCCCATTTTTTTAAAGACTTTTTCGATATCTTCATCGACCATAGAGGCTCGAAGTAGATTTTCAACTTCATTACTTAGCTTTCTTAAGGTACCATGCTTTTTTAAGACAGCTTCTTTAAACCTAACCCACAATTCCTCATCAAGATAAAGACTAACTTTTTTCAAGCATACACTAAAGAAGTCGACATGTAAACTGGTATTTAACTTTTTTTTAAGGCTTCTGAAATCTTTGAGTAGATAGCAATACTGAAGAATATTTTTAATTTTTATAAAAAAGTTTATAGTAGATTTTTAAGAATGATATCTTAATAGCTAATTACAGTTCATTTAAAAATTCTCCAGCTTTTAATAATTTCTCTACATCTTCTATATATTCTTTTACTTTTCCAATTTCTCTCCTAAGCATTTCAATGTCGATTATTCCATCATAGAAAGTCATTTCATGTAAGTATCTCTCCCTAGCACCATACTTATCTCTTAATCCAAGCTTTTCAATATCAGGACTTAAATCCTCAAGCTTTTCAAGAAGCTTTCTTCTTTCCCAATGACTTGCTGGAACAGAATCCAAGTAGCTTAGAATAAGAGCATTAGCAGCACTTATTACAGCATTCCAAAGTTTCTCAGCAGCATCTCGAATCATAATATTATCATTAACTTTAAGAGCTTCTTCAAATTCCTTTAGACCTTTATCCAAAAAATCTCTAGCATCTTTTAGAAAAACTCTAATTCTTTCAGTTTTACTAATGACCATATTATCACATACTTTAAGGATGTACGAATATTTAAGCTTTCTATAGAATATAAGACTGTCCATGCCTTTATCCATTTTTCTGAAAACTTTTAGCTTATGAGAAAAAAATAAATTGTTTTATTCTTTTTTTTTAATTTGCTAAAACCATGATTCTATAGAATTTTCTTTTTTTAAATTTTTCTTTCTATGTTTTATTTTTAAGAAATTTCATTGTCAATTGTACAATGGTCATTTATAGTATAAATGCATAAATCTTTATTTTTTTTAAGAATGTTAAGCATTCTCAAAATACTATGTACTTTTTTTTGTTAATTGAGTTTTCTATCATTTTCTTTATTTTTTAATTTTTCTAGTTGCTATAGTGAGTTCTTTTTCAAATTAAATATAATATTTCCATTTGTAGCAATAAATCTTCTTTCCTTTTTTTTATTTATTTTCTTAGAAATTATCTTGCTTTTTTATGAAGAATTCCTTTTAGAGGTTTCGATTTATTTTATATAGATTTTTTTCAGATGATATTTATTAATTCTTTCTTTATTCTTTTGTTAGAGATCAACCTTTTGCTACTCCTATTGGAACAAGCCTTGCAACTTTTAAAGCTATGCCAACATTGTGGCTAACTTCAACAACTTTATCTACATTTTTGTATGATTCGTCTGCTTCTTCTACTAAAACTGCTTTTGATGCTGCTCTTGCTACAATTCCTTTCCTTCTTAAGCTTTCTTCTACGTATGCTGCTGTCAATTGTCTTTTTGCTCCTGCTCTACTCATTTCTCTTCCAGCTCCGTGAGCAGTGCTTCCGAAGCTTAATTCCATTGCTTTTTCTGTTCCGACTAAGAGCCATGAAGCAGTTCCCATTGAACCTGGAATTATTACTGGCTGACCTATGCTTCGATAATCGCTTGGAATTTGTGGATGGTTTGGTGGAAAAGCTCGTGTAGCACCTTTTCTATGAACATAGACTTTTCTTTTTTCTCCATTAACGCGATGTTCTTCAAGTTTAGCAATATTGTGAGCGACATCGTATACTAATTTCATTCCAAGATTTTCTGCGCTTGTTTTGAAAACTTTTTCGAAGCTTTGTCTAACCCAATGAGTTATTGCTTGACGATTTGCAAAAGCATAATTTACTGCACAAGCCATTGCAGAAAAGTATTGTTGAGCTTCAGGAGAAGAT
This genomic window from Nitrososphaerota archaeon contains:
- a CDS encoding DUF2283 domain-containing protein; protein product: MSEYVIKYDQYADALYIKVHEGDVVDSEEISEGIIVDYDKNGDIIGIEVLEFSKKKIDLNELIIKGFKILVS
- a CDS encoding PaREP1 family protein; protein product: MVISKTERIRVFLKDARDFLDKGLKEFEEALKVNDNIMIRDAAEKLWNAVISAANALILSYLDSVPASHWERRKLLEKLEDLSPDIEKLGLRDKYGARERYLHEMTFYDGIIDIEMLRREIGKVKEYIEDVEKLLKAGEFLNEL